From the Candidatus Krumholzibacteriota bacterium genome, one window contains:
- a CDS encoding 4Fe-4S binding protein → MAHVISDECIVCGACLPECPVDAISEGEEKYSIDPDLCTDCGACAEVCPVDAISPEDE, encoded by the coding sequence ATGGCTCATGTAATATCTGATGAGTGTATTGTTTGTGGCGCTTGTTTGCCTGAGTGTCCTGTTGATGCGATTTCAGAGGGTGAAGAGAAGTATTCTATCGACCCGGATCTCTGCACTGATTGTGGCGCTTGCGCCGAGGTTTGTCCCGTTGACGCTATCTCGCCTGAAGATGAATAA
- the lpdA gene encoding dihydrolipoyl dehydrogenase has translation MAAEYDLVVIGGGPAGYPAAIRASQMGANVCLVEREKLGGVCLNWGCIPTKTLHAAAHLIEQAGEGSKTGLKGSLKVDLEGLLSHKKAVIDNLVSGVEKLLKKRGINVVKGRAEIVGAGEVYIEETGSIRGKKLIIATGSSEIALPGMEFDGQRVISSKDILNLNKLPESLLIIGGGVIGCEFASILNAFGCGITIVEMLPSLISGEDRKVSRFLKAFLRRKGVVTHLGRKVESLHRGNKSVTAHLDNGTEIESESVLVSVGRTPNIDNIGLENLGVGMDKSGIEVNRRMETSVNGVFAAGDVAGGMLLAHVATREGIVAAENALGRNTEIDYSLVPSTIYTLPEIAHVGLTEEEAADRNIEIITGNFPFSANGKAQGLREKDGFVKWIAEKSSGKLRGLHIIGPQATELISVGIIALERGMKSDDFERVVIPHPTLSESISEAADDINDRAINIY, from the coding sequence TTGGCCGCCGAATATGATCTGGTTGTAATTGGGGGTGGTCCTGCCGGTTATCCAGCCGCGATAAGGGCTTCTCAAATGGGCGCGAATGTTTGCCTTGTAGAAAGGGAAAAATTGGGAGGTGTATGTTTGAACTGGGGATGTATTCCCACTAAGACTTTGCACGCCGCGGCTCATCTGATTGAGCAAGCCGGGGAAGGCAGCAAAACTGGCCTGAAGGGTTCCTTAAAAGTTGATCTGGAGGGTCTTTTATCACACAAAAAAGCGGTTATAGATAATCTTGTCTCCGGTGTTGAAAAGCTGCTGAAGAAAAGAGGGATTAATGTTGTCAAAGGTAGAGCGGAAATAGTTGGTGCCGGAGAGGTTTATATCGAAGAAACAGGGTCAATCAGGGGAAAGAAGCTCATTATTGCCACGGGCTCTTCAGAGATAGCACTGCCCGGTATGGAGTTTGACGGCCAACGAGTTATAAGCAGCAAAGATATTTTGAATTTGAATAAGTTGCCCGAATCTCTCCTCATAATAGGCGGTGGTGTTATAGGCTGTGAATTTGCCTCAATTCTAAACGCTTTTGGATGCGGGATTACTATTGTTGAGATGCTGCCTTCGCTCATCTCGGGAGAAGACCGAAAGGTAAGCAGGTTTCTGAAAGCCTTTTTGAGGAGGAAGGGTGTAGTGACACATCTTGGCAGAAAGGTTGAGAGTCTTCATAGAGGAAACAAGAGTGTTACAGCTCATCTTGATAACGGTACTGAAATTGAATCTGAGTCGGTTCTTGTTTCAGTTGGCAGGACTCCCAACATAGATAATATTGGTCTTGAGAATTTAGGCGTTGGAATGGATAAATCAGGTATCGAAGTAAACCGCCGGATGGAAACGAGTGTTAATGGAGTATTTGCCGCCGGGGATGTCGCGGGCGGTATGCTCCTGGCTCACGTCGCCACGCGAGAAGGAATTGTTGCAGCCGAAAATGCTCTCGGACGAAATACAGAGATAGATTATTCTCTCGTTCCTTCAACTATTTATACTCTTCCCGAGATTGCTCATGTCGGTCTCACGGAGGAAGAAGCCGCGGATAGAAATATAGAAATAATAACAGGTAATTTCCCCTTTTCAGCGAACGGTAAAGCTCAAGGGCTCCGCGAGAAAGACGGCTTTGTCAAATGGATAGCTGAAAAATCAAGTGGAAAACTTAGGGGGCTCCATATAATCGGACCACAGGCAACGGAGCTTATCTCAGTGGGAATAATCGCGCTCGAGCGCGGAATGAAATCCGATGATTTCGAGCGTGTAGTTATTCCTCATCCGACCCTTTCTGAAAGCATTTCTGAGGCAGCGGATGATATAAATGACCGCGCCATTAATATATACTGA
- a CDS encoding acyl-CoA dehydrogenase family protein translates to MDFELTTEQRDIKEAARKFAKGEFTKELAQKHEMEHSFPRSVWKKACELGFIGLHFPAECGGAGLNVMENVLVVEEFCRMDSGIGTAVALSDFASEIIMRFGSDKQKKKYLPAVASGRMISAGAFTEPNHGSDITRMDTRAEKKGDKWVINGTKTFITNGEIADFYIVLCQIDSEVKPSYRGMANIIVDSDTQGVTTEDVGQKMGIKMTSTAEISFDEVEVPLENIIGEEGKGFYQVLEFFDESRIEIAATALGIAEGAYDRAVNYMMEREQFGRPIAKFQVTQHKIAKMASMIEAAKLLTYKAAWNFDQGRIDPKLTSIAKYIAAKTAVLVADEAIQIHGGYGYIMEYEVERFYRDAKIAEIYEGTKEIQKNTIASEIMKKL, encoded by the coding sequence GTGGATTTTGAACTGACCACAGAACAAAGGGATATTAAAGAAGCTGCCAGGAAATTCGCAAAGGGTGAGTTTACAAAGGAATTAGCCCAGAAACATGAAATGGAACATTCCTTTCCGCGTTCAGTATGGAAAAAGGCATGTGAACTTGGATTTATAGGTCTCCATTTTCCCGCTGAATGCGGGGGGGCTGGATTGAATGTGATGGAAAATGTTCTTGTAGTAGAAGAATTCTGCAGAATGGATTCCGGAATTGGTACCGCGGTGGCGCTTTCTGATTTTGCCTCTGAAATAATCATGCGGTTTGGCTCTGATAAACAGAAGAAGAAATATTTGCCTGCCGTCGCTTCCGGCAGGATGATATCTGCCGGAGCATTTACCGAGCCCAACCACGGGAGCGATATTACCCGTATGGACACAAGAGCTGAGAAGAAGGGTGATAAATGGGTTATTAACGGGACAAAAACATTTATTACAAATGGAGAGATCGCGGATTTTTATATTGTCCTTTGTCAGATTGATTCTGAAGTCAAACCCTCCTACAGGGGTATGGCCAACATAATTGTAGACAGTGACACTCAAGGGGTTACTACAGAGGATGTCGGTCAGAAAATGGGAATAAAGATGACTTCAACCGCGGAAATTTCATTTGATGAAGTCGAGGTGCCTCTGGAAAATATTATTGGTGAAGAGGGGAAGGGCTTTTATCAGGTTCTTGAATTCTTTGACGAAAGCAGAATTGAGATTGCGGCAACAGCACTTGGTATAGCTGAGGGAGCATATGACAGAGCTGTGAATTATATGATGGAGAGAGAACAGTTCGGCAGGCCTATTGCAAAATTTCAGGTTACTCAACACAAGATTGCCAAGATGGCAAGTATGATCGAAGCCGCGAAATTATTAACTTATAAAGCCGCTTGGAACTTTGACCAGGGCAGAATTGACCCTAAATTAACTTCCATCGCCAAATACATTGCCGCTAAGACCGCGGTTCTTGTTGCTGATGAAGCTATTCAGATACACGGCGGTTACGGTTATATTATGGAATACGAAGTTGAGCGCTTTTATCGGGACGCTAAAATAGCTGAGATTTATGAAGGCACAAAGGAAATACAGAAGAATACGATAGCAAGCGAGATTATGAAAAAATTATAG
- a CDS encoding epoxyqueuosine reductase QueH: MNPKTQILLHTCCASCSSYVIPHLQENFEVSAFFYNPNIYPEKEYILRLEDMKFLSGHLGVNLITGSYNTADWEKAVMPYRDLPEKSKRCWECYGIRLDETAKMAAGIGIELFTTTLSVSPHKIYKRIREAADKAAKKHGVTFYNEDFKKKDGFKISVEQSGKLKLSRQNYCGCVLSLEESREKIRKERSQKDKK; the protein is encoded by the coding sequence ATGAATCCTAAGACACAAATACTTTTACACACATGCTGTGCTTCCTGCTCAAGCTATGTTATACCCCATCTTCAGGAAAATTTCGAAGTGTCAGCCTTTTTCTATAATCCGAATATATATCCGGAAAAAGAATATATTCTTCGGCTGGAAGATATGAAGTTTTTAAGCGGTCATTTAGGTGTAAACCTTATAACAGGCTCATATAACACCGCGGACTGGGAAAAAGCTGTTATGCCTTACAGAGATTTGCCCGAAAAAAGTAAGCGCTGCTGGGAATGCTATGGAATAAGACTGGATGAAACCGCAAAAATGGCCGCCGGCATCGGTATAGAATTATTCACTACCACACTTTCTGTGAGTCCTCACAAAATATATAAACGTATCAGGGAAGCAGCAGATAAAGCGGCAAAAAAACACGGTGTAACTTTCTACAACGAGGATTTCAAGAAAAAAGATGGATTTAAGATCAGTGTAGAACAAAGCGGGAAGCTGAAGCTGAGCAGGCAAAACTACTGCGGATGCGTATTAAGTCTTGAAGAATCAAGGGAAAAAATAAGAAAAGAAAGGTCACAGAAAGATAAGAAATAG
- a CDS encoding multiheme c-type cytochrome has protein sequence MAMYRGRFLADMMIKMGYCAVGVGEHELNYQLKAIREGIEKGLPVICSNLYDDRMCVFPPYLIKEVHGNRVGVFALLDEPIPQQLNMELKSPAERGKEVISELREKGCELIILIAHMGTEKLKDILPSLKGVDLIIRGHAEGGLEVPLDCLNGAIEGSDNYDIPVLFAGDGGRKIGKIVIVPKGDEEYDFKNRTVISLKKSSARDQRFVEYLRDYREKEGERLRELRMKKFISHDKRGKLRERYLGVDICARCHGDIVSAFKSSAHSKAYNRLKAAYDKTKCLECHTTGYGMYSGYGSDEAGVNRINLEGVTCEACHGYGTNHSRDTNYVRAAINSCGMCHTSDRSPDFEYEEYLRRILCYMKPDSSTYKKDFK, from the coding sequence ATGGCCATGTATAGAGGACGCTTTCTCGCGGATATGATGATAAAGATGGGATATTGCGCTGTTGGAGTCGGGGAGCATGAACTTAATTATCAACTGAAAGCTATACGAGAGGGTATAGAAAAAGGATTACCGGTTATCTGCTCTAATCTTTATGATGACCGAATGTGCGTTTTTCCACCATATTTGATTAAGGAAGTTCACGGTAATAGAGTCGGTGTTTTCGCTTTGCTTGATGAACCTATTCCTCAACAACTGAATATGGAATTAAAATCTCCTGCTGAAAGGGGTAAAGAAGTTATAAGTGAGCTGCGAGAAAAAGGTTGTGAGCTTATTATTCTGATTGCTCATATGGGAACGGAGAAACTAAAGGATATTTTGCCATCGCTTAAAGGTGTCGATTTGATTATACGCGGTCACGCTGAGGGAGGGTTGGAAGTACCCCTGGATTGTTTAAACGGAGCGATAGAGGGTTCGGATAATTATGACATTCCCGTGCTATTCGCCGGTGACGGCGGGAGAAAGATAGGAAAGATCGTTATTGTGCCCAAAGGTGATGAAGAATATGATTTTAAAAACAGAACGGTTATTTCTTTGAAAAAATCTTCAGCGAGGGATCAGCGGTTTGTTGAGTATTTGAGAGATTATCGGGAAAAGGAAGGGGAGAGGCTCCGTGAGTTGAGGATGAAGAAATTCATATCTCATGATAAACGTGGAAAGTTAAGAGAAAGGTATTTGGGAGTGGATATATGCGCCAGATGCCATGGCGATATAGTTTCAGCGTTTAAATCTTCGGCCCATTCGAAAGCTTATAACAGGTTGAAAGCTGCCTATGATAAAACCAAATGTCTTGAGTGTCACACGACTGGGTATGGGATGTATTCGGGATATGGTTCAGATGAAGCCGGAGTGAACAGGATTAATCTTGAAGGTGTAACGTGCGAGGCGTGTCACGGCTACGGTACAAATCATTCGCGTGATACTAATTATGTAAGAGCTGCTATAAATTCATGCGGTATGTGCCATACTTCAGATAGAAGCCCGGATTTCGAATATGAAGAGTACTTGAGGCGCATTCTATGTTATATGAAACCGGATTCTTCAACCTACAAGAAGGATTTCAAGTGA
- the selD gene encoding selenide, water dikinase SelD, with protein sequence MSSKKYRLTTMASCAGUASKLSPTELWQALKELPVYNHPDLILGCDDVDDSGVMRINDEKAIIVSVDFFPAIVDDPYIFGQVAAANAMSDIYAMGGSPLCALNIVSFPDGELPISVMRDMLKGGAEKVSEAGAIVVGGHTMKDSELKYGLSVTGLAHPAEIVRTGGALPGDSIVLTKPLGSGIYSTALKADELPPELESDFYGMMTTLNRDASEVMKEFGVHACTDVTGFGLLGHTLEMAESSSVAIELELDALPLLENLRDYADRGFLTGGGLANYNSVKEKLVLKRKVSSVEQMIMCDPQTSGGLLVAIPAEKAEKYVETLRGKGHKDVSLVGKVISAEEPEIVIR encoded by the coding sequence ATGTCGTCAAAGAAATACCGTTTGACAACTATGGCTTCCTGTGCGGGCTGAGCTTCTAAGCTCAGCCCGACGGAGTTGTGGCAGGCCTTAAAAGAACTACCTGTATATAATCATCCGGATCTTATCCTGGGTTGTGATGATGTGGATGACAGTGGTGTAATGCGTATCAATGATGAGAAAGCAATTATCGTTTCAGTCGATTTCTTTCCCGCGATTGTCGACGATCCATATATCTTCGGGCAGGTTGCGGCGGCGAATGCCATGAGCGATATTTACGCGATGGGTGGAAGCCCATTATGCGCTCTTAATATCGTTTCTTTTCCCGATGGTGAACTGCCGATATCTGTAATGAGGGATATGTTAAAAGGCGGCGCGGAAAAGGTTTCCGAAGCCGGGGCGATTGTTGTCGGAGGGCACACAATGAAAGATTCGGAGCTCAAATACGGCCTTTCCGTTACAGGTTTGGCCCATCCCGCCGAGATTGTCAGAACCGGCGGAGCATTACCCGGAGACAGTATTGTTCTGACAAAGCCGCTTGGATCGGGTATCTATTCGACTGCTCTTAAAGCTGATGAACTTCCACCGGAGCTTGAGAGTGATTTCTACGGGATGATGACTACACTTAACCGTGACGCTTCTGAAGTTATGAAAGAGTTCGGAGTGCATGCCTGCACGGATGTAACGGGATTTGGACTTCTGGGGCACACTCTTGAAATGGCTGAATCTTCCTCCGTTGCCATTGAGCTCGAGCTGGATGCTCTTCCTCTTCTTGAAAACTTGAGGGATTATGCTGACAGGGGATTTCTTACCGGAGGTGGACTGGCAAATTACAACTCTGTTAAAGAGAAATTAGTTCTGAAACGTAAAGTTTCGTCGGTGGAACAAATGATAATGTGCGACCCTCAGACCTCGGGAGGTCTTCTGGTTGCTATCCCCGCGGAAAAGGCAGAAAAATATGTTGAAACCCTCAGGGGCAAAGGGCATAAAGATGTTTCCCTGGTTGGTAAAGTAATTTCCGCGGAAGAGCCGGAAATAGTTATCAGATAA
- a CDS encoding insulinase family protein, with the protein MNGNNFLKNSMILLITGAVFCVLFPSRAAAGKLGVSENERSSLGPDIIFDSHPASKVVCIAVSVGSGSVYEKPHIRGISHFIEHMVFNGSERFTREEISDWVDDTGAFLNAFTRKERTIYFMLVRRDLAEEGVEILSQMLLRSVFPREELEKERKIVLEEITKTLDNPGQARRRYIDNYLFRGSRFTDPVLGYPSTVKEITRDQLISYYRRFYKPSNMKIFVMGGFDRVSLQNIIKDYFRFSLSGCENEYEDKCLRGGNSRSHSRPFVSSSPDIPRWSNEITTRYCNSVTPGFDMLVRIPGDVEAQDLALSTIMEDILASENSPLREKFEAAGIKFPRVSLEIYSGFSALRFHFPSIKGGSDDCLKIPEILGELAHWEPGRREVDSSCISYLSSNAFDREKFHYYIMLHGETMSLLGESYLNSFIEEIKEIDREDIEKLLGKTFDDIEYNACLVRKGERRFKELTTPEKTIVKKLPNGCVVSASQREDSEIAALNILIKHRNCLDALLIPGSSTVLHGILEMSEYASELSQKLESLGARVEWGDNPYIPMDDYRLNPSFSFIRLEAPGANFREAAGLLVDYIREPGFKLADISRSQRRLMRDISVRRQGALFKLERRFYKKLFGEHPFGNSIFPGPQYWEKITVESLDSYSKKYFTGRNIIASVVSGDLPSKSGEFLSKLFSLFSAGKIKPEKDGAKDPLRILSSDSICESFPGKWPKGRFEFPSPGSGAYLMAGFASPAGDSDKMAAILVTSEILSSRMQDEIREGLGLAYSTGCRTKFMKGGAVTSAYLGTRAKNMEKSREALKGQIEKLGQEKPDKDEVTEAINRIISRMERRRLSSINQAFYSGKNLFLSGNIRLEEEIIRVDLESVNMIIDKYLGVDNMLYIDFVPRPAKEGERQIYENAPNH; encoded by the coding sequence ATGAATGGTAATAATTTTCTTAAAAATTCCATGATACTATTAATTACGGGCGCTGTTTTTTGTGTGCTTTTTCCCTCCCGAGCCGCGGCCGGCAAACTGGGTGTTTCTGAGAATGAAAGAAGTTCCCTCGGCCCGGATATTATTTTCGATTCTCATCCGGCCTCTAAAGTGGTTTGTATCGCGGTATCAGTAGGATCCGGGTCAGTTTATGAGAAGCCTCATATAAGAGGAATATCCCATTTCATTGAGCATATGGTTTTTAATGGATCAGAACGTTTTACAAGAGAAGAAATCAGTGACTGGGTTGATGATACAGGTGCTTTTCTTAATGCTTTCACAAGGAAAGAAAGAACGATTTATTTTATGTTGGTGAGGAGAGATCTTGCGGAAGAAGGGGTTGAAATTCTCTCACAGATGCTTCTGCGCTCAGTCTTTCCGCGGGAAGAGCTTGAAAAAGAACGAAAAATCGTTCTTGAAGAGATCACCAAAACACTGGATAACCCGGGTCAGGCAAGAAGAAGATACATAGATAACTATCTGTTCAGAGGAAGCCGGTTTACTGATCCTGTTCTAGGCTATCCGTCTACGGTGAAGGAAATTACAAGGGATCAGCTAATCTCTTATTACAGGAGATTTTATAAGCCTTCTAATATGAAGATTTTTGTTATGGGCGGGTTTGACAGAGTGTCTCTTCAGAATATAATAAAAGATTATTTCCGGTTTTCACTTTCCGGATGCGAAAATGAGTATGAAGATAAATGCCTCAGAGGGGGAAATTCCAGATCCCATTCCCGCCCCTTTGTCTCATCTTCGCCGGATATTCCAAGGTGGAGCAATGAGATAACAACCAGATATTGTAACAGTGTGACCCCGGGATTTGATATGTTAGTCAGAATACCGGGAGATGTCGAGGCACAGGATCTCGCGCTATCTACAATCATGGAGGATATTCTTGCCTCAGAAAATTCGCCTCTGAGGGAAAAGTTTGAAGCCGCGGGGATCAAGTTTCCCAGAGTGAGCTTGGAAATATACAGCGGATTTTCCGCTTTGAGATTTCATTTTCCTTCGATAAAAGGAGGGAGTGATGATTGCCTTAAAATTCCGGAAATACTCGGGGAGCTGGCTCACTGGGAGCCGGGCCGAAGAGAGGTTGATTCATCATGTATTTCCTATCTGTCGTCAAATGCTTTCGATCGTGAAAAATTCCATTACTATATTATGCTTCACGGTGAAACAATGAGTCTTCTGGGGGAGAGTTATCTTAATAGTTTTATAGAAGAAATAAAAGAAATAGACAGAGAAGATATAGAGAAGCTGCTGGGAAAAACCTTTGATGATATTGAATATAATGCCTGTCTTGTGCGAAAAGGAGAACGCAGATTTAAAGAACTGACAACGCCGGAAAAAACTATCGTAAAAAAACTTCCAAACGGCTGTGTAGTTTCTGCTAGTCAAAGGGAAGATTCAGAGATAGCGGCTTTAAATATACTGATTAAACACCGAAATTGTCTGGATGCTCTTTTAATTCCCGGTTCTTCAACGGTTCTTCACGGTATATTGGAGATGTCCGAATATGCCTCTGAGCTTTCACAAAAATTGGAGTCCCTGGGAGCCCGGGTTGAATGGGGAGACAATCCTTATATACCAATGGATGATTACAGACTCAATCCGTCATTTTCGTTTATTCGACTGGAGGCGCCGGGGGCTAACTTCAGGGAAGCGGCCGGGCTTTTGGTAGATTACATTCGGGAACCGGGTTTTAAGTTGGCTGATATCAGCCGGTCTCAAAGGCGTTTGATGAGAGATATCTCAGTAAGAAGACAAGGTGCCCTCTTTAAACTAGAAAGAAGATTCTATAAAAAGCTTTTCGGCGAGCATCCTTTCGGCAATTCAATTTTCCCCGGCCCTCAATATTGGGAAAAAATTACAGTGGAAAGTCTTGACAGCTACAGCAAGAAATATTTTACAGGACGAAACATTATAGCATCGGTTGTGTCGGGGGATCTTCCATCTAAATCGGGCGAGTTTCTCTCTAAGCTCTTTTCGTTGTTTTCTGCCGGAAAAATAAAACCGGAGAAAGACGGGGCTAAAGACCCGCTCCGGATTTTATCATCGGACAGTATTTGTGAAAGCTTTCCCGGAAAATGGCCTAAAGGAAGATTTGAGTTTCCCTCTCCCGGTTCGGGAGCTTATCTGATGGCGGGATTTGCCTCTCCGGCTGGAGATTCTGATAAAATGGCCGCTATTCTTGTTACTTCCGAGATTCTAAGTTCCCGTATGCAGGATGAAATAAGGGAAGGTCTCGGCCTGGCGTATTCAACGGGGTGTAGAACTAAATTCATGAAGGGAGGAGCGGTAACTTCGGCGTATCTGGGCACAAGAGCTAAAAATATGGAAAAATCCCGAGAAGCCCTAAAGGGACAGATCGAAAAACTTGGTCAAGAGAAACCTGACAAAGATGAAGTCACAGAAGCGATTAACAGAATTATTTCCAGAATGGAAAGAAGAAGACTTTCCAGTATTAATCAGGCTTTTTATTCCGGCAAGAATCTATTCTTATCAGGAAATATCAGGCTTGAAGAAGAGATTATCAGGGTTGATTTAGAAAGCGTTAACATGATTATAGATAAGTATCTGGGTGTTGACAATATGCTATATATTGATTTTGTTCCCCGTCCCGCGAAGGAGGGTGAAAGACAAATATATGAAAATGCCCCGAATCATTAA
- a CDS encoding histidine kinase dimerization/phospho-acceptor domain-containing protein → MTKNNNIKIPVGVLETLFNKVNQGVLFFDYNLNILYANKRAVSLLGVDSQEKAGNLIKRSCPEEAILKSREGRTKTTFLETRDSQSKESNLLGVEFSFRDPEGFHPIYIVMLHDFSDWEKLDRMRTDFISSVSHRLRTPMTSVRNSFQLLCMDGTSLCVKEREKLLEIGMRNIKRLSSSLDELQKIFMVQSEEMNLFRSLISIGGQVNEIFERLYDDGKIYGFELTSCDIGVFTDRSKLENYMVTVADLFRKWIDGNPYISVKIECRPDEVAEAKSGRFEISLKPSQEAVSSKKVTLKDFLYYQESHRSLLLERLAGAIDGIMTVSSDGVTISIPADPPFDREKDLVHPLHVIVDKTLIEKRQYCLVNLRISADIRNTGKKNEYLRKILLGVTETEVDSLVVMDEHPSSYLIFFIDRTSDEIDEIMKFVTDQFAESCKITAEEERSSLKWEIKFKSRRQIDSHIDSNLLKAAELV, encoded by the coding sequence ATGACTAAAAACAACAACATCAAAATTCCTGTTGGAGTATTAGAAACGCTGTTCAATAAAGTTAATCAGGGTGTTCTCTTTTTTGATTATAACTTGAATATTTTGTACGCCAATAAGAGAGCTGTATCTCTTTTAGGTGTGGATTCGCAAGAGAAAGCGGGTAATTTAATTAAGAGAAGTTGTCCGGAAGAGGCGATTCTAAAAAGCAGAGAGGGCAGAACTAAAACAACGTTTTTGGAAACAAGAGACTCTCAGAGTAAAGAAAGTAATCTACTTGGAGTGGAATTCTCCTTTCGCGATCCTGAAGGTTTTCATCCTATCTACATTGTTATGCTTCACGATTTTTCAGACTGGGAAAAACTCGACAGGATGCGGACTGATTTTATCAGTTCCGTCTCTCACCGGTTACGAACGCCTATGACATCAGTTCGTAATTCTTTTCAATTACTCTGTATGGACGGTACATCTCTGTGTGTGAAAGAAAGAGAAAAACTGCTTGAGATTGGAATGAGAAATATCAAGAGATTATCCTCTTCTCTAGATGAACTGCAGAAAATATTTATGGTTCAATCTGAGGAAATGAATTTATTCAGAAGCTTGATCAGCATTGGCGGACAGGTAAACGAAATTTTTGAAAGACTTTATGATGACGGAAAAATATATGGCTTTGAGTTGACAAGTTGCGACATCGGTGTATTTACAGATAGAAGTAAGTTAGAGAATTATATGGTAACAGTTGCTGATCTTTTTAGAAAATGGATTGACGGTAATCCTTACATTTCAGTCAAAATCGAATGTCGTCCGGACGAAGTTGCTGAGGCAAAAAGCGGAAGATTTGAGATATCTTTGAAACCGAGCCAGGAAGCTGTATCTTCAAAGAAAGTCACTCTGAAAGATTTTCTCTATTATCAGGAATCTCACAGATCTTTATTATTAGAAAGGTTGGCGGGAGCCATCGACGGTATAATGACAGTTAGTTCGGATGGTGTAACTATATCAATTCCTGCTGATCCGCCTTTTGACAGAGAAAAAGATCTGGTTCATCCATTACACGTGATAGTTGACAAGACCTTAATTGAAAAAAGGCAATACTGTCTCGTAAATCTCCGGATCAGCGCTGATATTAGAAACACGGGTAAGAAAAATGAATATTTAAGGAAGATACTGTTAGGTGTAACAGAAACTGAAGTTGACAGTCTCGTGGTAATGGATGAACATCCTTCCAGCTATCTGATATTCTTTATTGACCGTACAAGTGATGAAATTGATGAAATTATGAAGTTTGTCACAGATCAGTTCGCGGAATCCTGCAAAATCACTGCCGAAGAGGAACGCTCCTCTTTGAAGTGGGAAATAAAATTTAAAAGCAGACGCCAAATAGATAGCCACATCGACTCCAATCTTCTTAAAGCCGCGGAATTAGTTTGA